A single genomic interval of Lathyrus oleraceus cultivar Zhongwan6 chromosome 7, CAAS_Psat_ZW6_1.0, whole genome shotgun sequence harbors:
- the LOC127108346 gene encoding uncharacterized protein LOC127108346 — protein MEEIDQKLEEDHPNAIDHSDNDIDDDDTQRDVEDDEGEEENASENEEEGEGEKDTVEDEDQFRFCDGVNPLDFIHDNNSSIQLYQKLEELEYEAKANKKRKATQQCLLEDGISGVSPADMMELMNFGQGRRSKKRSKKRGRQRGSKKKIDENISRMLGDANIHYANRRYEMAIAVLREVVKLEPNLPESYHTLGLVYSALGESEKEMGFYMIAAHLTPKDSSHWKKLFVWSIEQGDIGQANYCISKAIKADPKDINLRSHHAMLYAESQDYQKAAEVYEQIYQLWRENIDALKAAAKFYQKCGQVERSICILEEHLKSKPDGVNASVVDLLGAFLMEIKAHDRALQYIEQSQVVGKELPLNLKVKAGICHLHLGNMEMAQVFFNDLKPENANKHVELITEVADSLMGFGHYNFALDYFKMIEGNSKNENGLLYLKIARCYQSLGERKQAVIFFYKALETLQDDVEARINLASLLVEEGNEIEAISLLSPPKDSDSGEAHSENSNRWWVDVRIKVKLCNIFHIKGMLNEFVDASFPMVHESLQVATPRRRGNSKKGLPTSELVKRVRVAECPETGNVFRAFKPVASSSDLLKASRAKKLLQKKAIEKERRKAEALASGVGWLSDDSDDEPQVPNTEPPLCNFHKDDEYHQLIIDLCNALASLQKYGDALEIINRTLGLAHTFLSAEKIEKLGSLGVQMAYKTTNPKQGFNCVKRIVQRNAQSSAAWNCYYKVISRLENRDTRHDKFLRSMQGKFVDCVPPILISAHQFTICSHHQDAARKYLEAYKLLPENPLVNLCVGTALINLALGLRLQNKHQCLIQGLAFLYNNARICENSQESLFNIARAFHHVGFVTLAAMYYEKVIAINERDYPIPKLQNENVDAIENEKPGYCNLRREAAYNLHLIYKRSGAVDLARQVLKDYCSL, from the exons ATGGAAGAGATTGATCAGAAGTTAGAGGAGGATCATCCAAATGCAATAGACCATAGTGACAATGACATAGATGACGATGACACACAGCGTGACgtggaagatgatgaaggagaagaagaaaatGCATCGGAGAATGAAGAGGAAGGGGAAGGAGAAAAAGATACGGTGGAGGATGAAGATCAATTCAGGTTCTGTGACGGGGTAAATCCTTTGGATTTCATACATGACAATAATTCCAGTATTCAACTGTACCAGAAATTGGAAGAGTTAGAGTACGAAGCTAAGGCTAACAAAAAGCGCAAAGCAACACAGCAATGTCTCCT AGAAGATGGTATTTCTGGAGTAAGCCCGGCTGATATGATGGAATTGATGAATTTTGGGCAAGGAAGGAGATCAAAAAAG AGGTCTAAAAAAAGAGGGAGGCAAAGAGGATCAAAGAAGAAAATTGACGAAAATATATCACGAATGTTGGGCGATGCCAACATTCACTATGCAAATCGTCGTTATGAGATG GCTATAGCTGTATTGCGTGAAGTTGTCAAGCTGGAACCAAATTTACCTGAGTCGTATCACACCCTTGGACTTGTCTATAGTGCACTGGGGGAATCCGAAAAAGAAATGGGTTTTTACATGATTGCTGCTCATTTGACTCCAAAAGATTCATCGCATTGGAAAAAGCTCTTTGTGTGGTCTAT AGAACAAGGTGATATTGGTCAAGCCAATTATTGTATTTCAAAAGCAATAAAAGCAGACCCCAAAGATATCAATCTCAGAAGTCATCACGCAATGCTTTATGCTGAAAGTCAAGATTATCAAAAAGCTGCCGAGGTTTATGAACAAATATATCAACTTTGGCGTGAAAATATTGATGCACTAAAAGCAGCAGCTAAG TTCTACCAAAAATGTGGTCAAGTTGAACGCTCAATTTGCATTCTCGAAGAGCATCTGAAGAGTAAACCAGATGGAGTAAATGCAAGTGTAGTTGATCTACTTGGTGCCTTTTTGATGGAAATTAAGGCTCATGACAGAGCTCTTCAGTACATAGAACAATCTCAAGTGGTCGGAAAAGAATTGCCCTTAAATTTGAAAGTCAAAGCTGGAATCTGCCATCTTCATCTTGGAAACATGGAAATGGCCCAG GTTTTCTTTAATGATTTGAAACCAGAGAATGCAAACAAGCATGTTGAGTTGATCACCGAGGTTGCAGACTCATTAATGGGTTTTGGACATTATAATTTTGCATTGGATTATTTTAAGATGATTGAAGGAAATagtaaaaatgaaaat GGTCTTTTGTATTTGAAAATTGCTAGATGTTATCAATCCTTGGGAGAAAGGAAACAAGCAGTTATCTTCTTTTACAAAG CCTTAGAAACACTACAAGATGATGTTGAAGCGCGCATAAATTTGGCTTCACTTCTAGTTGAGGAAGGGAATGAAATTGAAGCCATTTCCTTGCTGTCTCCTCCAAAGGATTCTG ACTCTGGTGAAGCACATTCTGAAAATTCAAATAGATGGTGGGTTGATGTGCGAATAAAAGTTAAGCTCTGTAACATATTTCATATTAAAGGGATGCTTAATGAATTTGTGGATGCAAGTTTCCCTATGGTACACGAATCACTGCAAGTTGCAACTCCTAGACGAAGG GGCAACTCAAAAAAGGGCCTCCCCACAAGCGAGCTGGTTAAAAGGGTAAGGGTAGCAGAGTGTCCGGAAACGGGTAATGTGTTTCGAGCATTCAAGCCCGTAGCTTCATCATCTGATCT GTTGAAAGCTTCCAGGGCAAAAAAGTTGCTCCAGAAAAAGGCTATTGAGAAGGAGAGAAGAAAAGCCGAGGCATTGGCCTCTGGAGTTGGCTGGTTAAGTGATGATTCAGATGATGAGCCTCAG GTACCAAACACAGAACCTCCCTTGTGCAATTTTCACAAAGATGATGAATATCACCAGCTAATCATTGAT TTGTGCAACGCATTAGCATCCTTGCAAAAATATGGGGACGCATTGGAAATTATCAATCGCACTCTAGGATTAGCTCATACTTTTCTGTCTGCCGAGAAAATTGAGAAACTTGGCTCTCTTGGAGTTC AAATGGCATACAAGACCACAAATCCTAAACAAGGTTTTAATTGTGTAAAACGCATTGTTCAGCGAAATGCACAGAGTTCTGCTGCTTGGAATTGCTACTACAAGGTCATATCGAG ATTGGAAAACCGAGATACAAGACACGACAAATTTCTGCGTAGTATGCAAGGAAAATTTGTGGATTGTGTGCCTCCTATCCTCATTTCCGCGCATCAGTTTACTATATGTAGCCATCATCAAGATGCGGCAAGGAAGTACCTTGAAGCTTATAAACTTTTGCCTGAGAATCCATTAGTTAATCTTTGTGTTG GAACGGCCTTGATCAACTTGGCGCTGGGTCTCAGACTTCAAAATAAGCATCAGTGTCTCATACAAGGTCTTGCATTCCTCTACAATAATGCGAGGATCTGTGAGAACAGTCAG GAATCTTTATTCAACATTGCTCGGGCATTCCATCATGTTGGCTTTGTAACACTGGCAGCAATGTACTATGAGAAGGTGATTGCTATTAACGAAAGAGACTATCCAATtccaaaactccaaaatgagaATGTTGACGCGATTGAAAATGAGAAACCTGGTTACTGCAACCTACGCAGAGAAGCGGCTTACAATCTGCATTTAATCTACAAAAGGAGTGGGGCAGTTGATCTTGCTAGGCAAGTTTTGAAAGATTATTGTTCCCTTTGA